One Notolabrus celidotus isolate fNotCel1 chromosome 16, fNotCel1.pri, whole genome shotgun sequence DNA window includes the following coding sequences:
- the c19h1orf109 gene encoding uncharacterized protein C1orf109 homolog, producing the protein MSKSALPSLHQALKKSFQSLENNQRIWKSVLAECSPLMVSLENLAEQSRALSNVQISNTPLRDFPELEERLRFKLLQATDTVLSKLNEKMSSLQSVRDSISNQVSAVLQLYEQNSDSLDLAALTERSATAPSVSDMLGWLQDAERHYRQQFLRRKALLQTVRADDLSGLENAPKRWKSMESSSAEDQITDILCKVSFFVESQ; encoded by the exons ATGTCCAAATCTGCCTTACCTTCTCTTCATCAAGCACTGAAGAAAAGCTTCCAAAGTCTTGAAAACAACCAGAGGATATGGAAGAGCGTGTTGGCTGAGTGTAGCCCTCTGATGGTTTCCCTGGAGAACTTGGCAGAGCAGTCGCGAGCGCTTTCTAACGTCCAGATCTCTAACACACCGCTCAGAGACTTTCCTGAGCTGGAGGAGAGGCTGCGTTTTAAGCTCCTGCAAGCCACGGATACAGTGCTCTCCAAACTCAACGAGAAGAT GTCTTCTCTGCAGTCTGTCAGAGACTCCATCAGTAACCAGGTCTCTGCAGTCCTCCAGCTTTACGAGCAGAACTCAGACAGCCTGGATCTTGCAGCTCTGACAGAGCGCTCAGCCACCGCCCCGTCTGTCTCAGACATGCTGGGGTGGCTGCAGGATGCAGAGCGTCACTATCGACAGCA GTTTCTTAGGAGGAaggctctgctgcagacagtcagAGCGGATGATCTGTCCGGGTTAGAAAATGCTCCCAAAAGATGGAAATCAATGGAGTCTTCCAGTGCTGAAGACCAAATCACAG atatACTCTGCaaagtttccttttttgttgAGTCCCAATGA
- the LOC117827813 gene encoding claudin-4, which produces MVNTGMQLISFTCAVTGWIMAIAVTALPQWKVSAFIGSNILTSEIKWEGIWMNCIYQTTGHMQCKTYDSMLALPPDIQAARALMCLAIFMGWLSCTVSCCGMKCTTCAGDDRRAKAGIALAGGVLFILTGLCVLIPVSWTANTVVQDFYNPNVPIMHKRELGKAIYLGWASAVILMISGAVLSSTCPLMERGGRYRRGYIGRSFANSPAPDPPKPITSNSLPLKEYV; this is translated from the coding sequence ATGGTGAACACAGGTATGCAGCTGATCAGCTTCACCTGCGCAGTGACCGGCTGGATCATGGCGATCGCTGTCACCGCTCTCCCTCAGTGGAAGGTCTCGGCATTCATCGGCAGCAACATCCTCACCTCAGAGATAAAGTGGGAGGGCATCTGGATGAACTGTATCTACCAAACCACAGGTCACATGCAATGCAAGACATATGACTCCATGCTGGCCCTGCCTCCGGACATCCAGGCTGCCCGCGCCCTCATGTGCCTGGCCATCTTCATGGGCTGGCTCTCCTGCACCGTGTCCTGCTGCGGCATGAAGTGCACAACCTGTGCCGGGGACGACCGCCGAGCCAAGGCTGGGATCGCGCTCGCTGGTGGCGTTCTCTTCATCCTGACTGGCCTGTGCGTCCTCATTCCTGTTTCCTGGACCGCCAACACGGTCGTCCAGGATTTCTACAACCCCAACGTGCCCATCATGCACAAACGAGAGCTGGGAAAGGCCATTTATCTAGGCTGGGCGTCTGCAGTTATCCTCATGATCAGCGGGGCCGTGTTGAGCAGCACCTGTCCACTCATGGAGAGAGGGGGCAGGTATCGCAGGGGCTACATTGGCCGGAGCTTTGCTAATTCACCTGCGCCAGATCCCCCAAAACCCATCACATCCAACAGTCTGCCTTTAAAGGAGTACGTATAG
- the cdca8 gene encoding borealin — MAPRKRTTKQRKNNPKTAKLEAFLEDFDSEVKTRVGQLKEKLNQLLKDVDNSYNMALIKLPKAIRQTAWLDHCKAEKPKSPEVDNTKREEEAAIVESVVAEDHAVLLKSVKKTYKKKGASKSGSDDENIPSTTKRGRPAKKPPTTSKRAKALAVSQQNTSIRRSTRKPMITPARSMMDSSLMMGATPLVTPRFDPRLPKTPAVRIPRHKERVYSISVNGSPIAAGNEDIVINVPIGNGESVQLLASQMDSVDLSLLDENALRSIRLLQTRLTTLCGTSE; from the exons ATGGCTCCAAGGAAAAGAACCACCAAACAGCGGAAAAACAACCCGAAGACGGCCAAGCTCGAAGCCTTCCTGGAGGATTTCGACAGCGAGG TGAAGACCAGAGTCGGACAACTGAAGGAGAAGCTCAACCAGCTGCTCAAAGATGTTGACAACAGCTACAACATGGCACTCATCAAGCTCCCCAAGGCTATCAGGCAGACTGCCTGGCTGGACCACTGCA AGGCTGAGAAACCTAAGTCACCAGAAGTGGATAATACAAAG agagaagaggaagctgCTATCGTTGAGAGTGTTGTAGCGGAGGACCATGCAGTCCTTCTGAAATCAGTCAAAAAAA CATACAAGAAAAAAGGTGCATCCAAATCCGGGTCAGATGATGAGAACATCCCGAGCACAACAAAGAGG GGAAGACCAGCAAAGAAACCTCCAACTACATCAAAGAGAGCGAAGGCACTGGCTGTCAGTCAGCAGAATACCTCAATCAGACG ATCAACCAGGAAGCCAATGATTACTCCTGCTCGGAGtatgatggattcttctctgatGATGGGTGCTACCCCTCTGGTCACGCCACGCTTTGACCCAAG GCTGCCCAAGACCCCCGCTGTGAGAATCCCCCGCCACAAAGAGAGGGTCTACAGCATCTCGGTCAACGGCTCTCCCATCGCTGCTGGAAACGAGGACATAGTCATCAACGTCCCCATCGGCAACGGAGAG AGTGTTCAGCTGTTGGCCAGTCAGAtggactctgtggacctgtcaCTGCTGGATGAAAACGCTCTGAGGAGCATCAGACTGCTGCAG ACTCGCCTCACAACCCTGTGTGGAACATCAGAGTGA